Proteins encoded by one window of Clostridium perfringens:
- a CDS encoding MarR family winged helix-turn-helix transcriptional regulator — protein MLEENFCQCLFFTVTRLKKIAAKIAEDELKPLGMSPTYVYILLGVKFKPGITQKELCEELHLKPSTITRLIDKLVINGLVERRSEGKLSHIYLTESGEKIQEDIKKYRLKLHNRYKEILGEEEYNFLTKLTNDSARILESE, from the coding sequence ATGCTTGAAGAAAATTTTTGCCAGTGCTTGTTTTTTACTGTAACCAGATTAAAAAAAATAGCAGCTAAAATAGCTGAAGATGAATTAAAACCATTAGGAATGTCTCCAACATATGTATATATACTTCTTGGGGTAAAATTTAAACCAGGAATAACTCAAAAAGAATTATGTGAGGAACTTCATTTGAAACCTTCTACAATAACTAGACTTATAGATAAACTTGTTATAAATGGATTGGTGGAAAGAAGATCAGAGGGAAAATTATCTCATATATATCTAACTGAGAGTGGAGAAAAGATACAAGAGGATATTAAAAAATACAGATTAAAGTTACATAATCGTTATAAAGAGATACTTGGAGAAGAGGAATATAATTTTTTAACTAAACTAACAAATGATTCTGCAAGAATATTAGAGTCTGAATAA
- a CDS encoding ABC transporter ATP-binding protein, which produces MIKTNNLKLCYDEKIILDDINIEIEKGKITALIGPNGCGKSTLIKSISKILTPKSGEVLMGDKNLLKMPPKELAKELAMLPQSSSAPEDLTIYDLVKQGRYPYHNLLSFWSKKDEEIVMESIRKMGLIEEKDRTLENLSGGQRQRAWIALSLCQDTEVILLDEPTNHLDIKYQLEILNILKELNRKENRTIVMVIHDINHALRYADNIIALKDGNIFAQGSKDKIINEDLIKNVFDIKCRIIDSPIDNSKMCVTYI; this is translated from the coding sequence ATGATAAAAACAAATAATTTAAAATTGTGTTATGATGAAAAGATAATATTAGATGATATAAATATAGAAATAGAAAAAGGGAAAATTACAGCATTAATTGGACCTAATGGTTGTGGTAAATCTACTTTAATAAAGTCTATATCTAAGATACTTACTCCTAAAAGTGGTGAAGTCTTAATGGGGGATAAAAATCTTCTTAAAATGCCACCAAAAGAATTAGCAAAGGAATTAGCTATGTTACCACAAAGCAGCAGTGCTCCAGAGGATTTAACTATTTATGATTTAGTTAAGCAGGGGAGATATCCTTATCATAACTTATTATCATTTTGGAGCAAAAAAGATGAGGAAATAGTAATGGAATCTATTAGAAAAATGGGACTAATAGAAGAAAAAGATAGGACTTTAGAAAATCTTTCTGGTGGACAAAGACAAAGAGCATGGATTGCCTTATCTTTATGTCAAGATACAGAAGTTATACTTTTAGATGAACCTACAAATCATTTAGATATAAAGTATCAGCTAGAGATTTTAAATATTTTGAAAGAGCTTAATAGAAAAGAAAATAGAACTATAGTAATGGTAATTCATGATATAAATCATGCTTTGAGATATGCTGATAATATAATAGCTTTAAAGGATGGAAATATATTTGCTCAAGGTAGCAAAGATAAAATTATAAATGAAGATCTTATTAAAAATGTTTTTGATATTAAATGTAGAATTATAGATTCACCAATTGATAATAGTAAGATGTGCGTAACTTATATATAA
- a CDS encoding phosphatase PAP2 family protein: protein MNFWNDIFNSINGLAGKNHLLDSIMLFSSKRLPYILFATVIVVYLIGIISKNKKARGIAVDTIVFTGINLILAVIVGHFFYAPRPFVNDPNAKLLYPHKPDSSFPSGHSVGSMSIALGLNRYNKALGTICVILSILMGISRVYVGHHYPQHVVASFLIVIILNVLYIKFLSKSVQKIYFSIEKHIPILNKLVK, encoded by the coding sequence ATGAATTTTTGGAATGACATTTTTAACTCTATTAATGGGTTAGCAGGAAAAAATCACTTATTAGATTCAATTATGCTTTTTAGTTCAAAAAGACTTCCCTATATTCTTTTTGCTACAGTAATTGTTGTTTATTTAATAGGAATTATAAGTAAAAATAAAAAAGCTAGAGGAATAGCTGTAGACACCATTGTGTTTACTGGAATTAATTTAATTCTAGCCGTTATTGTAGGTCACTTTTTTTATGCTCCAAGACCTTTTGTAAATGATCCTAATGCAAAGCTATTATATCCACACAAGCCAGATTCATCTTTTCCAAGTGGTCATTCAGTTGGTAGCATGAGTATAGCTTTAGGATTAAATAGATATAATAAAGCGCTTGGAACAATTTGCGTAATTTTATCTATATTAATGGGAATTTCTAGAGTATATGTTGGACACCATTATCCTCAACACGTTGTTGCTTCATTCTTAATTGTAATTATACTAAACGTACTTTACATAAAATTCTTAAGCAAAAGTGTTCAAAAAATTTATTTTTCAATTGAAAAACATATACCAATTTTAAATAAATTAGTTAAATAA
- a CDS encoding pirin family protein, with protein sequence MKKFRTIENIFKGPEPHMVGDGFRVSQYIPTGIKSMERLSPFLLLDYNEPYYFKPSETRLGVGAHPHRGFETVTIAYDGKVEHHDNKGNHGIIGPGDVQWMTAASGIMHKEYHEAEFSKNGGIFHMVQLWVNLPKDKKMIEPKYQPLLKEEMGVLKLDNDKGEISIIAGEVNGVKGPANTFTHINLYNINLKNYGNTTLSEPKNFNTAILILKGEAKVNEDKICKEGDFIIFDNVEGEILLESLTEESLFLVLSGEPINEPVVSHGPFVMNTLGEILDAYEDFRNNKFGTENF encoded by the coding sequence ATGAAAAAATTCAGAACTATAGAGAATATATTTAAAGGACCAGAACCACATATGGTTGGGGATGGATTTAGAGTATCTCAGTATATACCAACAGGAATAAAAAGTATGGAGCGTTTATCACCATTTTTATTATTAGATTATAATGAACCATATTATTTTAAGCCATCAGAGACTAGATTAGGCGTTGGAGCTCATCCTCATCGTGGATTTGAAACAGTAACAATTGCTTATGATGGAAAGGTTGAGCATCATGATAATAAAGGAAATCATGGGATTATAGGACCAGGGGATGTTCAGTGGATGACTGCAGCATCAGGTATTATGCATAAAGAATATCATGAAGCTGAATTTAGTAAGAATGGTGGTATCTTTCATATGGTTCAACTTTGGGTGAATCTACCTAAAGATAAAAAAATGATAGAACCTAAATATCAACCTTTATTAAAAGAAGAAATGGGAGTTTTAAAACTTGATAATGATAAAGGAGAAATAAGTATAATTGCAGGGGAAGTTAATGGGGTAAAGGGGCCAGCTAATACCTTTACTCATATAAATCTTTATAATATAAATTTAAAGAATTATGGTAATACTACATTAAGTGAACCAAAAAATTTTAATACTGCAATTCTTATATTAAAAGGTGAAGCTAAAGTAAATGAAGATAAAATATGTAAAGAAGGAGATTTTATCATATTTGATAATGTTGAGGGAGAGATTTTACTAGAGTCTTTGACTGAAGAGTCACTATTTTTAGTTCTTAGTGGAGAACCAATAAATGAGCCTGTTGTTTCACATGGACCATTTGTTATGAATACACTAGGAGAAATACTTGATGCATATGAAGATTTTAGAAACAATAAGTTTGGAACAGAGAATTTTTAA
- a CDS encoding FecCD family ABC transporter permease — protein sequence MINISKKTIKISILLLLITLLIFGISLSLGEVMISPIDVLKSIFGIDTGFSSILVMNIRLPRVIIAFLIGGSLGLAGAILQGVVKNPLASPEILGISNGGAVGALVFLTIFTNPNNNSLTTSILYMPIFTFIFSFLAVVIIFFICGKSTSTKKLIIIGVGVSAIFKALTNILIINGPIVFMKEATTWLTGSIYGANWTHAAIIAVIFFVFTIITVIFIKDLNLHQLDDEIITVLGNKVYKSRIILLSISAALTAGAVTIGGGIPFVGLIAPHISRKLVNSKFENLIPLSILIGGIITLLADFVSKWLFYPQELPIGIFTASIGAPYFIYLLIKNRKSTNR from the coding sequence ATGATAAATATAAGTAAAAAGACTATAAAAATAAGTATATTATTGTTATTAATTACTCTTTTAATATTTGGGATAAGTTTAAGTTTAGGAGAGGTTATGATAAGTCCCATAGATGTATTAAAAAGTATATTTGGAATAGATACAGGTTTCTCTTCTATATTAGTAATGAATATAAGACTACCAAGAGTTATTATTGCTTTTTTAATTGGAGGATCTTTAGGATTAGCGGGGGCTATACTTCAGGGAGTTGTAAAAAACCCATTAGCATCTCCTGAGATATTAGGTATATCAAATGGTGGAGCTGTTGGAGCATTAGTATTTTTAACAATTTTCACTAATCCTAATAATAATTCTTTAACAACATCAATATTATATATGCCTATATTCACCTTTATATTTTCTTTTTTAGCTGTAGTTATTATTTTCTTTATTTGTGGAAAATCTACATCAACAAAAAAGTTAATTATAATAGGTGTTGGTGTTTCTGCAATATTTAAAGCATTAACTAATATTTTAATAATAAATGGACCAATAGTTTTCATGAAAGAAGCTACAACATGGTTAACAGGTAGTATTTATGGTGCGAATTGGACTCATGCAGCTATAATAGCAGTAATATTTTTTGTTTTTACAATAATAACAGTAATATTTATAAAAGATTTAAATCTTCATCAATTAGATGATGAGATTATAACCGTTCTTGGTAATAAGGTTTATAAAAGTAGAATAATATTATTAAGTATATCAGCAGCCTTAACAGCGGGAGCTGTAACTATTGGAGGAGGAATACCTTTTGTTGGATTGATAGCTCCTCACATTTCAAGAAAACTTGTGAATTCGAAATTTGAGAATCTTATTCCATTATCAATACTTATAGGAGGAATAATCACATTATTAGCTGATTTTGTTTCTAAGTGGTTATTTTATCCACAAGAGTTGCCAATAGGGATATTTACAGCATCTATAGGAGCTCCGTATTTTATATATCTTTTAATAAAAAATAGAAAGTCTACAAATAGGTGA
- a CDS encoding ABC transporter substrate-binding protein, whose amino-acid sequence MKKKLLSIALSSLVVVSLFIGCSNKKINENTTVPTNMVSVEHAMGTTEIPTNPQKVVILTSEGTEALLALGVKPVGAVTGVTGDWYDHTKDELEGVKQVGMEREPNIEAIAALKPDLIIGNKMRHEKIYSQLSAIAPTVYSDTIRGAWKDNFKFYAKVLNKESESEKALKEYDDKIAYIQNNYKYKLDTEISLIRFMSGKTRIYLGNTFAGTILKEIGFKRPASQQSDEFALEIGKERLKEADGDVLFYFTYETGDGKATAREQEWMQDPLFNSLNAVQNNKVYKVNDFIWNTAGGIKSANLMLDDLTNMLNEGKL is encoded by the coding sequence ATGAAAAAAAAATTACTATCTATAGCTTTATCAAGCTTAGTAGTTGTAAGCCTATTTATAGGTTGTTCTAATAAAAAAATTAACGAAAATACAACTGTACCAACAAATATGGTATCAGTTGAACATGCAATGGGTACTACAGAAATACCTACTAATCCTCAAAAAGTTGTAATTCTTACTAGTGAAGGTACAGAAGCTCTACTTGCTCTTGGCGTTAAACCAGTAGGTGCTGTAACTGGAGTTACTGGTGATTGGTATGATCATACTAAAGACGAACTTGAAGGTGTAAAACAAGTCGGTATGGAAAGAGAGCCTAATATAGAAGCAATTGCTGCTTTAAAACCTGATTTAATAATAGGAAATAAAATGAGACATGAAAAAATTTATTCTCAACTAAGTGCCATAGCTCCAACTGTTTACTCTGATACTATAAGAGGAGCATGGAAAGATAACTTTAAATTTTATGCAAAAGTTTTAAATAAAGAATCTGAATCTGAAAAAGCTTTAAAAGAATATGATGATAAAATTGCTTATATTCAAAATAATTATAAATATAAGCTAGATACAGAAATTTCACTTATTAGATTTATGTCTGGAAAAACTAGAATATATCTTGGAAATACTTTTGCTGGTACTATATTAAAAGAAATAGGATTTAAGAGACCAGCATCTCAACAAAGTGATGAATTTGCCCTTGAAATTGGTAAAGAAAGATTAAAAGAAGCTGATGGAGATGTTCTATTCTACTTTACTTATGAAACTGGTGATGGTAAAGCTACTGCAAGAGAGCAAGAATGGATGCAAGACCCTCTATTTAACTCATTAAATGCTGTACAAAATAATAAAGTCTATAAAGTAAATGACTTTATTTGGAATACTGCTGGTGGAATAAAATCAGCTAACTTAATGCTCGACGATTTAACTAATATGCTAAATGAAGGAAAATTATAA
- a CDS encoding NUDIX hydrolase, which translates to MYFNKVLGMKEFGKDEKVFYRVAIRAIILQGDKILMVKSNTGDYKFPGGGVEKGETPEETLRREVQEETGYILNEVKEKFGVLIERDRRRRMGCTIFEMTSHYYLCSVIEERGEQHLDKYEEELGFTPIWISLDEVIRENENILNQREKINPWVKRETFVLKKIKEYLNKN; encoded by the coding sequence ATGTATTTTAATAAAGTTCTAGGGATGAAAGAGTTTGGAAAAGATGAAAAGGTGTTTTATAGAGTTGCCATAAGGGCAATTATTTTACAGGGTGATAAAATACTTATGGTAAAATCTAATACAGGAGATTATAAGTTCCCAGGTGGCGGAGTTGAAAAAGGGGAGACTCCAGAGGAAACCTTAAGAAGAGAAGTTCAAGAAGAAACAGGATACATATTAAATGAAGTTAAAGAAAAATTTGGAGTTTTAATTGAAAGAGATAGAAGAAGGAGAATGGGTTGTACAATTTTTGAAATGACCTCTCATTATTATCTTTGCAGTGTTATTGAAGAAAGAGGAGAACAACATTTAGATAAGTATGAGGAAGAGCTAGGTTTTACTCCTATATGGATTTCTTTAGATGAGGTAATTAGAGAGAATGAAAATATACTTAATCAAAGAGAAAAAATTAATCCATGGGTGAAAAGAGAAACTTTTGTACTTAAAAAGATTAAAGAATATTTAAATAAAAATTAG
- a CDS encoding 2-dehydropantoate 2-reductase — MKIAIVGAGAMGSRYGYMLHEAGNEVMLIDGWKDHVDTINKEGLTVEENGEIKKVKIPAMLPQDAKEIPELIILFTKSMGLEPMLESIKGILGKNTKVLCLLNGLGHNETVAKYVDSKNILMGVTLWTAGLKGPGHVVLTGSGSLEVQNIDPSMEKEAKEICDILSNAGLKAHYSENVLFSIWRKACVNGTLNSGCTILDCNIKEFGELKEAPELIRNIIKEFADIASKYGVKLDVEEVARGIEAIYDPSQAGAHYPSMHQDLIQNHRLTEIDYINGYVSRKGKEFNINTPYNDLLTTLVHAKEQLLIK, encoded by the coding sequence ATGAAAATCGCAATTGTTGGAGCAGGAGCAATGGGCTCACGTTATGGATATATGTTACATGAAGCTGGAAATGAAGTTATGCTAATAGATGGGTGGAAGGATCATGTAGATACTATAAACAAAGAGGGATTAACTGTTGAGGAAAATGGAGAAATTAAAAAAGTAAAGATACCAGCAATGCTACCTCAAGATGCTAAAGAAATTCCAGAGTTAATAATATTATTTACTAAATCTATGGGATTAGAACCAATGTTAGAATCTATAAAAGGTATATTAGGAAAAAATACAAAGGTATTATGCCTATTAAATGGATTAGGACATAATGAAACTGTAGCAAAATATGTTGATAGCAAAAACATACTTATGGGAGTAACTTTATGGACAGCTGGGTTAAAAGGACCAGGACATGTTGTATTAACAGGAAGCGGAAGCCTAGAAGTTCAAAATATTGATCCAAGTATGGAAAAAGAAGCAAAAGAAATTTGTGATATATTAAGTAATGCTGGATTAAAAGCTCACTATAGTGAAAATGTATTATTTTCAATATGGCGTAAAGCATGTGTAAATGGAACTTTAAATAGTGGATGTACAATTTTAGATTGTAATATTAAAGAATTTGGTGAATTAAAAGAAGCTCCAGAGCTTATACGTAATATTATAAAAGAATTTGCTGATATTGCATCTAAATATGGAGTAAAGTTAGATGTTGAAGAGGTTGCAAGGGGAATAGAGGCAATATATGATCCAAGCCAAGCTGGCGCTCACTATCCATCAATGCATCAAGATTTAATACAAAATCATCGTCTTACAGAAATAGATTATATAAATGGTTATGTATCAAGAAAAGGTAAAGAGTTTAATATAAATACACCATATAATGACTTACTTACTACTCTTGTTCATGCAAAAGAGCAATTACTTATTAAATAA
- a CDS encoding FecCD family ABC transporter permease has protein sequence MEKIINNNKTKFFLLLFLIILTGILCYLSITKGFIKTNYETVIDAYKNFNGSQEHIIIKTSRVPRTLNALLVGGALGVSGLLIQALTKNKLASPSILGINSGAVFILVIAITYIPQISNMGLACLSFIGALGATILVYILSGGLSGEVRTMDLTLGGAALSALLFSLTQGILYKNDIALEEIIYWMTGSVEGKKIDMILKFSPVIIVTIILTFFIWKKLNVFSLGEEMARSLGIKTLYLKILIIAIVSVLSGVSVALAGPIAFVGLVTPSMVHKFIGSDYKWLIPFSVFTGSSILLSADILSRFIIYPKEVPVGALTALIGGPFFIYIAKRRGK, from the coding sequence ATGGAAAAAATTATAAATAACAATAAGACAAAATTTTTCTTACTTTTATTTTTAATAATATTAACAGGAATTCTATGCTATTTAAGCATTACTAAAGGATTTATAAAAACTAATTATGAAACTGTTATAGATGCTTATAAAAATTTTAATGGCTCTCAAGAGCACATAATTATAAAAACATCTAGAGTTCCTAGAACTTTAAATGCTCTTTTAGTTGGAGGAGCACTTGGTGTTTCTGGGCTTTTGATACAAGCATTAACTAAAAACAAACTTGCTTCTCCTAGTATATTAGGTATAAATTCGGGAGCAGTATTTATTTTGGTTATTGCTATAACATATATTCCACAAATTTCTAACATGGGACTTGCATGCTTATCTTTTATAGGGGCATTAGGAGCTACTATATTGGTATATATATTGTCAGGTGGACTTTCTGGTGAAGTTCGAACTATGGACTTAACATTAGGTGGAGCAGCTTTAAGTGCCTTGCTTTTCTCTTTAACTCAAGGAATATTATATAAAAATGATATTGCTTTAGAAGAAATTATATATTGGATGACTGGTTCCGTAGAAGGTAAAAAAATAGATATGATACTTAAATTTTCACCAGTAATAATAGTTACTATAATCTTAACATTCTTTATTTGGAAAAAGCTCAATGTATTTTCTTTAGGTGAAGAAATGGCAAGGTCATTAGGAATAAAAACTTTGTATTTAAAAATATTAATAATAGCTATAGTATCAGTTTTATCAGGAGTATCTGTAGCACTTGCTGGACCCATAGCATTTGTTGGATTAGTAACTCCAAGTATGGTGCATAAATTTATTGGTTCAGATTATAAATGGCTTATTCCTTTCTCTGTGTTTACTGGGTCCTCTATATTATTATCAGCGGATATATTATCAAGATTTATAATTTATCCTAAAGAAGTACCAGTAGGAGCATTAACTGCTCTTATAGGAGGACCATTCTTTATATATATTGCTAAAAGGAGGGGGAAGTAA
- a CDS encoding NAD(P)H-dependent oxidoreductase — translation MSKVLYVKANIKNEGESRTFKVSDSFVEEYKKNNPEDEIITLDLYKENIDFLRVDDLGKLFGPKDEESKNNSILKYAYQFADADKYIIAAPMWNLSFPAILKAYIDYVSVSGITFKYTAEGPVGLLNNKKAVHIVSRGGGYDNSPYEMGDRYLRTILGFFGIKDIETIAIDNLDVMGVNVKEKVEEGIEKAISLAKKF, via the coding sequence ATGAGTAAAGTATTATATGTTAAAGCAAATATAAAAAATGAGGGAGAATCAAGAACTTTTAAAGTATCTGATAGTTTTGTAGAAGAGTATAAGAAAAATAATCCAGAGGATGAAATAATAACATTAGATTTATATAAAGAGAATATAGATTTTTTAAGAGTTGATGATTTAGGAAAATTATTTGGACCTAAAGATGAAGAAAGCAAGAATAATTCAATATTAAAATATGCATATCAATTTGCTGATGCTGATAAATATATAATTGCAGCACCTATGTGGAATTTAAGCTTTCCAGCTATACTAAAAGCTTATATTGATTATGTAAGTGTTTCTGGAATTACGTTTAAATATACTGCTGAAGGACCAGTTGGTTTATTAAATAACAAAAAGGCAGTACATATAGTATCTAGAGGTGGTGGTTATGATAATTCACCATATGAAATGGGAGATAGATATTTAAGAACTATATTAGGTTTCTTTGGAATTAAGGATATAGAAACTATTGCCATAGATAATTTAGATGTTATGGGCGTAAATGTTAAGGAAAAGGTAGAAGAAGGTATAGAAAAGGCTATTTCACTTGCAAAGAAATTTTAA
- a CDS encoding MarR family winged helix-turn-helix transcriptional regulator: protein MDNIKDLIKENELELSTLVVFTRAEHTIHKKEFQTIKESGLTIAQFGVLEVLYNKGDLRICEIIEKILTTSGNITVVIKNLEKDGLVKKNADPEDKRSCIISLTDEGRKVIENILPSHINNIKNIFEVLTDEEKITLKNILKKFKNV, encoded by the coding sequence ATGGATAATATAAAAGATTTAATTAAAGAAAATGAATTAGAATTATCAACATTAGTTGTCTTTACAAGAGCAGAGCATACTATTCATAAAAAAGAATTTCAGACAATCAAGGAAAGTGGATTAACCATAGCTCAATTTGGAGTTTTGGAAGTTCTATACAATAAAGGTGACTTAAGAATATGTGAAATAATTGAAAAAATCTTAACAACATCAGGAAATATAACAGTTGTTATAAAAAATCTAGAAAAGGATGGACTAGTGAAAAAAAATGCAGATCCAGAAGATAAAAGATCTTGTATAATATCATTAACAGATGAAGGTAGAAAGGTTATAGAAAATATTTTACCTAGTCATATTAATAATATTAAAAATATTTTTGAAGTTTTAACCGATGAAGAGAAAATCACATTGAAGAATATATTAAAAAAATTTAAAAATGTATAG
- a CDS encoding PTS transporter subunit IIC: MTQKNVSKKDKLTPKDYLNKVLAGTATGIVVGLIPNAILGSIFKGLIGVSPIFSTFYNAVNIMQFIVPVLVGVLVGLQFELNAMQSVIVGAAVFLGSGAFKVTEAGVQMVGIGDLINIMLVSCIAVFVIRLIGNKLGALTILLLPIIAGAGVGIIGMFMLPYVRQITIVIGDIMNNFTTLQPLLMCILISVSFSILIISPISTVAIGIAIGITGLGAGAAAIGVTACTAVLVAGSRRVNQSGVTLSVLLGAMKMMMPNLVKYPIIAVPIIANGILSGIGAYLFNILGTPNSAGFGIVGLVGPLAAINTPGATNAIFGVIMAFFVIPFVGAFIIEWFCRKVIHLYDENIFKYI, from the coding sequence ATGACACAAAAGAATGTTTCAAAGAAAGATAAGTTAACACCAAAAGATTATTTAAATAAAGTTTTGGCAGGAACTGCAACAGGGATAGTTGTAGGGTTAATTCCTAATGCAATATTAGGATCAATTTTTAAAGGGCTAATAGGGGTTTCACCTATATTTTCTACTTTTTATAATGCCGTGAATATTATGCAGTTTATAGTACCTGTGCTTGTGGGAGTCTTAGTTGGATTACAGTTTGAATTAAATGCTATGCAATCAGTTATAGTTGGAGCAGCAGTATTCTTAGGTTCAGGGGCATTTAAGGTTACTGAAGCAGGAGTACAAATGGTTGGTATTGGAGACTTAATAAATATAATGTTAGTTTCTTGTATAGCTGTATTTGTTATTAGATTAATAGGAAATAAATTAGGAGCTTTAACTATATTATTACTACCTATTATAGCTGGCGCTGGAGTTGGTATAATAGGAATGTTTATGTTACCTTATGTAAGACAAATTACCATAGTAATTGGAGATATAATGAATAACTTTACTACTTTACAGCCATTATTAATGTGTATTTTAATAAGTGTTTCATTCTCAATATTAATTATTTCACCAATTTCAACTGTGGCAATAGGTATAGCTATTGGAATAACTGGCTTAGGAGCTGGGGCAGCTGCCATAGGAGTTACTGCTTGTACAGCAGTTTTAGTTGCAGGATCAAGAAGAGTAAATCAAAGTGGAGTTACTTTATCAGTATTATTAGGAGCTATGAAAATGATGATGCCAAACCTAGTAAAATACCCAATAATAGCAGTTCCAATAATAGCAAATGGAATACTAAGTGGAATAGGAGCTTATTTATTTAATATATTAGGTACACCTAATAGTGCAGGATTTGGTATAGTTGGATTAGTTGGACCTTTAGCGGCTATAAATACTCCAGGGGCTACAAATGCTATATTTGGAGTAATAATGGCATTCTTTGTAATACCTTTTGTAGGAGCATTTATTATTGAATGGTTCTGTAGAAAAGTTATACATTTATATGATGAAAATATTTTTAAATATATTTAA